The Ptychodera flava strain L36383 chromosome 14, AS_Pfla_20210202, whole genome shotgun sequence genome segment GGTGGAATGTTATATAGAATTTTAAACTGGAATTCACGGAGTTTCGTATGATTGTAGTCTACAGTaaactattatatatatatatatatatatatatatatatatatatatatatatatatatatatatataatgtgtgtgtatgtgtgtgtgtgtttgtgtgtgtataacACTTGCAAGCGATATATATTGGACGGTATAGTCAATGTATAagctgtatgacatatgaaattTTTGTGATGTTTCTATGCAGTTGGTCACTTAACCGGATGCTGTACAGTTCCATTTGTAAAAATTCCGCTTTGTGATTGACATTATGTGACTGAACGATCATTCAACGTCCTTCATCTGTAAAATCTAACCATAGACTCTCCGGTTCCAGATTTTCCTCTTCTGAACTCGTGGAATACACAGGAAAATGAGTGTTGCCAAAATGTACAGACCCCCACCGATGTAGAAAGCGACCCTGAAGGACTGTGTGTGGTCGTATGTCACACCTGCAAAGTTACGAAGAAAATATTCTGTAAGAGAAATCGCCATGAACAATAAAAGTAGTTATCAATCGTCCTTTAAAGTGGCATTATCCATTCCTTATTTACTTACAATTCTAGCAAGTATGTAAATTTAATGGATTTGATCACTCTCTGAACAAAGTGTAAACTTAGAGAACACGTTTGACCATAGACTCCGTTtgatcaatttgcatatttttaaaaacaaaattgatgttCTAAACCTTCTCCTACCGATTTGAAATAGTATTATAAAAGTAATTACTTTAGTCTTCACTTGTTTTCAAACCAGACTACCATAAACGGTGTTacaatttgttacaaaatattttatcttAGCGGTAGATGTTGCTTTCTGCATTTGAACTCTGTCAGATATAAGTTTTCTAACTGTGATAAAGACAGGGACTTTACACTTGCACAATTACGCACACTTGGTTAACATATGTACGAAGATTATAATTTGTATTCCAAAGttattgtaacttttaacatatCAGATGGTTTTCATCGGGGAAAATAAATTTACTTATTTATCCACTTCTTTACTTATTCATTCATCTTAAGCTGGCTTTCCCAGGTAAACGTAAAATTGTTATCACAAATGTAAGATTATTCTCATTTCATTCCTAATAAGGAAGTTAAAATACCTTATGGATTGTTTGTATTGTCATCAGGCCTGATAAACTCTCTTTCACTCGTAACACACTTATGAGAACATTTAGGGATTTCGAAGTACCTCTCCTCTGAAACGGCTCCAAAACCCAACGGCAGGTATATGTAATATTACTAGTAGCGTCAAATATTGCTTCTAAACTATTGAAAGAATTACGTTATATCGTGTGTCTGTGCCATAGATGTCGATCGTGACAGGCTATTCCTACCTGCAATGCTTGGACCAACCATTACCGCAAGGCCACTTGCCACATCAGTCAGTGTCCAAGCCTCTGGCAATATCTCCATGCCGAAAAGATCCATACACGCTTTGAACAAGAGGGAATTTATCACGCCAGTACAGAATCCAAAACCTACAAAACAGACAaagtttctttattttctttatgTTCCTGATATTGTTTTCGGTTATGCTTAATTAATTGCactattattattttcatgtgaATGAGATACAAAAATACTCTACCTTTCCATATAAATCGAAATAcatcacaaattacttcaagtaaaatcacaaattatTTTCAGTACGAAGTAATTATATCTCTTCCTTAAGTTTAGCTATCATCAGACTACTTTTGCCCTCAGGATGTTTGCCTTAgggttgggacgtaccattgTAATATAGATATAGATAATGCTGAAagtcgataaataatatttgcttTGATGACGACACTTTGAAATGATCTCAGATCGTCTGTTTAAAAGAGTATATTTGTATGAATTTCTCGTGGAGGCTcagattgcattttttgtgacaTGGGAGTATGGATTGCATAAAAAAATGCAATCGAGCCTCCAAgagaaattcatactcctcagatatccagaaatgtgctccctcaacaatagaaacgaattagtatcgacctgcagacacaggagaaaatttctcttgtgcagtcactaattattcaacctttgcaacaaacaggtgccaacaaaaacaaaacaaaagaaatcgttcCCCGCCCAACGTTTCAGTCgttcacagccacccgatgagagtgggcggctctgcagcctatacgaaacaaatttgtagtggaaatgtaatattttagattatcctgatcaactcagttgtgtatatatatatatatatatatatatatatatatatatatatatatatatatatatatatatatatatatatatatatatatatatatataatatattatagcccaaacatgggactatgtgcccgagggtaggtgaccatttgcccgacgtaaggagggcaaatggtctcctgccccgagggtacatagtcccttgtttgggctataatgtttttattacatgcctctcttactcagtttgcaccaaaaatatttacgtttattggcaatttatagtcaaatgctttattttcattttagacgaaaaactgttagaaatagaacgattttcacatccaaaagttttcaagttgaaaatagttccggttcactttcagtccagtgatgactatgcggcccgcgacgtcatcggcgagttaccattgaatcctatggagcgcgcgacgttcgatatacgaggcatgtaataaatatatatattcagaCAACACACACAGGCGCATGGACGCATGCATATACGAATACGAATGGCCTTTTTTCAAATACTGAAATTATCCCGATTTGTAGCGCTCACCTGACACAAAAATCACCATCCCGGAGAAAGAGGTTATCAGAAGTAAACTGAAGATGCTAAGTGCCATCACTACGTACGATAGACAATAAAGGTAGATCACATGGAATGGAAGACGGTCACCAACCAAAGACGTTGTTATACGACCCAGTAGATCTGCAATGCCCATAATAGTGAGGGCAAAAGCTCCCCGCAATTCTGGAATTCCAATCGTTGTCATGAATTTTATCTGAATTCAAAGAAAATTGTATCATCGATTAAAAGCTTTTCGCGATTAAATTTATCATCATCGTTTCAGACATCAACGTTAAGGCGTGAAATTTAGAGTTATGTAAACTAACCGCCTATCCAAAACACAATAAAGATCATTGTTTCTCATTACTAGTATTTGGTGCGGGTTTGGTTTGAATGATGACTGCGTGCCAGCGTATAACGTGATCCATAAGTTTGTTTTGCGTTTACTACAGATATAGGTGCGATCCATCTATTGACAACTCTGTATGTACAGCACTTTGGGTCCGCCGGTATAGGGTGAAGGAAATTGGCCCCTTACATCAAACAGGGTGTATTCTGTACGCCATattatatgtttgtttgtattcgCATATAGCTACGGTGGGAGTATAACACGAACAAATGACACCATCCAACTTCCTGAATTCGCTGTCTTACATGTGATCATGGCAGGTGGAAACCCACATACACTGGCAGTGTCATAGCATCATTTTATTCTCACACCCTGCATTATCGAGCGAATAGCATATTTTCGTGTCACAAATGCTTATTTGTCATGCTCTGTCCCTACAATAGTGGCGTGTATTGGAGGAATGGGATGCCGCGTAGAATCAAATTTGAGCACAAACAGGAGACGtacttcaaactttcaaagtgAACGGGTTTCGTGGATCTCCCTTCGGTGACAAATGTATGAAAATAGACCGAAGTACTGTATTACGAGTGGTTTCTTTGTCTTCTACATCTCAATATAATGTTGTTACTAAATGCTGTTTACAGGTACGGCTACGACAATAACACTTTAATAGGTATAAACACGTTTCGAACAGCTTTAAGTATGAATGAGTCAGAATCATATTTTTACGTGGAATAATGTTAGCCAAAGAAAGTCACTCGTGCAATGTTATTTCCATAATAACGTAAACCAGTATTTACTTACAATCATAGAATCATAGATAGAGACAGAATTCCCTAACTCTTGTGAGATATTGCATCGCCATCATTATTTAATACACATGTAAAGAAAGCCAAAGTTGTTCTTTTAAGAAAAggagtgaattatgttttacaaATGAACGAAAAAGAAAACTTACTATTGACGTTCGCTTGGATTGACCTTTTAAAACCACTTAAGTCAgataataaatattgaaaagcgGACACCCAACAATCCTCTTCTTTTCACTTGCCGTCATATACTTTTTTCCGGCGAGGGTTTGTTTCGTTATTTTGTGTTTAAATATATGCTCTCTTCTTCCACACTAACTAATTTAAATTGCAATAACGTGGACGATATTTTTAACTTACCATGTTAACAAAGGGAAATAGCAAAGACAGGTACGCCAAGACATTTCCGACAATCCAGAGCCACATTCCCGGTGCTTGAAAGGCTTTCTGAAAAGATATGACATATCGACCAAAAGTCTGCGGTTGCTGCACTTTGTTAGATCCAGTTGAACATTCCAGTCGAAGGTTAGAAGATCCGACCTTTTTCCATGGTCTTTCACTTGGAACAGGTGTGTACGTCAAAACGCAGGGTATACCGACCACACACAAGACACCACTAAATATTCTGAAAGTGTTTCGCCACCCGATATGCGCGCATAAAACCTCGATCAGTGGATTGGAACCTGGAGCACATAAAGCATATGAAAgaaattacatgtaaagcaaCGTTAATTTGGTGTTGCTTTCCATCAATTTGAGACTAATCTTTACGTTGATATTTGTAGATTCGGTCAGTTTCCGGTCATATGCAATTCCTCAATGGGCAAACAGTACCGAAGTACTATGCGCGGTAATGTGATGTCTGCAGCCATTATTGTAATAATCCGTACATTATGATACACATTACCACATTAGCCGCGTTGCAGTTTTAGGAGTTTCGTATATTATCGGTAAAAAATGAGATTACATTGTCAGGATCGCTCTTTGCAATACTCATTGTGCAATACcaggaacacgattggaactaatttgggataattggattttcatatttttcgaattGCTCAAAAGCGTTAGGTGCGCTATTGCTTATTGTTCCAATATTACAAGTTACTCATAAAAAcgagtgtgtaatataaaaagagcatgagataacatttgtacattaaatcgacattacttcaccatacaattatcccaaattagttccaatcgtgttcctgAGGATAGATTCTTCATAAATAAACTTACCAACACTCCAGCCAAGTGAAGCGAAACACGTCGCTCGAGCGCTGTTTTTCGGGGAAAGTATAGCCCGATCAAGTTCAGTGACGAattgtcaataaaatttgttCCGACTCCGTAAAGTAAGCTGTAGGTCAGGAATAGAAGACTGGGTATCGTCACAAAAGATGACGCTAACATTCCCGTGGAACATAGGACGACCCCTGCAACTGCAACTTTTCTGTGTCCGTACTGTTTGAACAAGCCAGTCGATATTGGTGTGGCAAGGAAAATAATACCGAACGCCATGGATCCGATCCATCCTAAcacggaaaaaaaacaaaccccAAATTATCACGAAAAATATTTTACGGAGATGATTTTCCTTTCAACTGATATAATGAGGCATATATGCTCTTATCAGACGTCATTATCCGACAATATGGCAAAGTATTGTATGCAgaatttaattattgatagAAGTTATCAGAACAATTTGCCTTTTGATTTTAGTTTGttgcattcaaaataaacaaaattatctATTTTGAATCTACCTAGAATCTTTTTTGTCCGTCAATTCACTGCCTTTTATTGCCAGTTTTCTTGTTCATTGTTAATTGTTACTCATGCATTAGTCACCCTAGCGCGTTTCTTTTGTTCATACGAATTGAGATAAGGGTTCGTATTAAGTATATCTGGAACTTCATCAGGAGCAGATGACATTATTAGGAAGGGCACTGGTTTTGTGAATTTACCAATTATTGTTGACGTTGGGCGCATCAACTTGATTTAAAGTACATTATTTctgatagacagatagacagacagacagacagacagacagacagacagacagacagatagatagatagatagatagatagatagatagatagatagatagataactaACCTGTTTCCAAATCGGTGATTTCATACTCTTCCTGCAGCTTTACGAATATTACACCGAAAGAACTCGGTATACCTGTCACAGGTATAATGACGATGAATGTACACACCGTAACTACCCAGCCCCATTTGTTTTTTACCTCTACCATTTTCAGTTGTATGGACTGCCCCGATATTGTTCCTTTTCGATCAATCTACATCACTGTGCAGCATATCCACCGTATGAGAAACTGGTATTTGAAGAAGGAACTGTTGCCTGTATGATCAACCGGATGACAGTACACACTATAACACCACACTCCCTGACtctgttgttgagcaataaagtgtAATTAAAAGTACACGTCCTTCGAAAGATGAGAAATGACGGCTGTTCTAATTTCCATCATGGACGACACAGACGGCAGGCGAGTGCAACGAATGACCGAAAAGCAACTGGATGATCTTTGTAGATCGATTTCTGAACAACGGTGCCAACGATGGAGTTGACGGATCTTATATGAGCTCAATTTCAAGGACTGTGGTACTTGTTAAATCCACTGAACACGACGTCTGAGATGGATGGCCTTGTTGACACCAATTGCAAAAAAAACATAGAGAATGTGAAGGCTTTACTCTTTTCAGTTCGTGTACAAAAGGTGGTT includes the following:
- the LOC139148971 gene encoding monocarboxylate transporter 14-like — translated: MWLWIVGNVLAYLSLLFPFVNMIKFMTTIGIPELRGAFALTIMGIADLLGRITTSLVGDRLPFHVIYLYCLSYVVMALSIFSLLLITSFSGMVIFVSGFGFCTGVINSLLFKACMDLFGMEILPEAWTLTDVASGLAVMVGPSIAGVTYDHTQSFRVAFYIGGGLYILATLIFLCIPRVQKRKIWNRRVYG